The Actinomycetes bacterium genome contains a region encoding:
- a CDS encoding DUF1707 domain-containing protein — MDLEPRGKQPPKIRASDAERERTVARLRHHHADGRLDLEEFEQRVGQAYAARTVDELDHLMRDLPAEVAPEPAPAARPAPAGQPAPAGTPSSRRRGFYRALVSYLAVMALLVVIWAASGGGYFWPVWPMIGWGFAVVWHGISTFLSDGRPDHRPDKGRR, encoded by the coding sequence ATGGACCTCGAGCCCCGCGGCAAGCAGCCGCCGAAGATACGCGCCTCTGATGCCGAGCGGGAGCGTACGGTGGCCCGGCTGCGGCACCACCACGCCGACGGCCGTCTCGACCTGGAGGAGTTCGAGCAGCGCGTCGGGCAGGCGTACGCCGCCAGGACCGTCGACGAGCTCGACCACCTGATGCGGGACCTGCCCGCGGAGGTGGCGCCCGAGCCAGCCCCGGCGGCCAGACCGGCGCCGGCGGGCCAGCCGGCCCCAGCGGGCACGCCCTCGTCAAGAAGGCGCGGCTTCTACCGTGCCCTCGTCTCGTACCTGGCGGTGATGGCGCTGCTCGTCGTCATCTGGGCGGCAAGCGGCGGAGGCTACTTCTGGCCGGTCTGGCCGATGATCGGCTGGGGGTTCGCGGTCGTGTGGCACGGGATCAGCACGTTCCTCAGCGACGGCAGGCCCGACCACCGGCCCGACAAGGGGCGCCGATAG